From the Exiguobacterium aurantiacum genome, one window contains:
- the menC gene encoding o-succinylbenzoate synthase yields MIQRADLYIVPLTFKHPIVTAHAVLTTRRTVILRLETNDGVVGYGEGVAFETPWYTAETVRSVIDTSALIVQLLKGMTLSAASFGNHVSSIIGHPMAKAMWESALWEIEAARANMSLKQYVQAGDAVACGRTIGIGLLSQTLNSIESALASGFERIKLKASPHELLPALSEIRSVFPKAPLMIDLNGSGSEQPLEWFEALDSYRLLMIEQPYPSEHWVASADLQTRLETPICLDESISSTQDVTTMNRLQAGRIVNIKPARVGGLNAALAIRDSGTPYWVGGMYESSIGRYHTLLFASLSGSAYPADMAGTSAYFETDLLDTPLEVENGQLLLPDQVAPDWMTIEQLSEQTTRLL; encoded by the coding sequence ATGATTCAACGCGCTGATCTATATATCGTCCCCCTCACGTTCAAACACCCGATCGTGACCGCCCACGCCGTGTTGACGACGAGGCGGACGGTCATTCTCCGTTTAGAGACGAATGACGGTGTAGTCGGGTATGGGGAAGGGGTAGCGTTCGAGACCCCATGGTATACGGCCGAGACCGTCCGCTCCGTCATCGATACTTCCGCTTTGATTGTCCAACTGTTGAAAGGGATGACGTTGTCCGCTGCCTCGTTCGGCAATCATGTCAGTTCTATCATCGGCCATCCGATGGCGAAAGCGATGTGGGAGAGCGCCCTTTGGGAAATTGAGGCCGCTCGCGCGAACATGTCGTTAAAACAATACGTCCAAGCCGGCGACGCCGTAGCGTGCGGCCGGACCATTGGCATCGGTCTCTTGAGTCAAACGTTGAACTCTATCGAGTCTGCGCTCGCCTCCGGATTTGAACGCATCAAATTAAAAGCGTCCCCGCATGAACTGCTTCCTGCGCTCAGTGAGATTCGTAGCGTCTTTCCAAAGGCCCCACTCATGATCGATTTGAACGGAAGCGGCTCGGAACAACCGCTCGAGTGGTTCGAGGCGTTAGATTCCTATCGTCTCTTGATGATTGAACAACCGTATCCGAGTGAACATTGGGTCGCATCGGCCGATTTACAGACGAGACTCGAGACCCCGATTTGCCTCGATGAATCAATCAGTTCAACCCAAGACGTGACGACGATGAACCGACTCCAAGCCGGCCGCATCGTCAATATCAAACCGGCCCGTGTCGGCGGGTTGAACGCGGCGCTCGCGATTCGCGACAGCGGCACGCCGTATTGGGTCGGCGGTATGTACGAGTCTTCAATCGGTCGTTATCACACGCTCTTATTCGCCTCGTTGAGCGGATCCGCCTATCCCGCTGATATGGCCGGAACGAGCGCTTATTTCGAGACCGATTTGCTCGATACCCCGCTCGAGGTCGAGAACGGACAGTTGCTGCTTCCCGACCAGGTCGCACCGGATTGGATGACCATCGAGCAACTGAGCGAACAGACGACCCGACTCTTGTGA
- a CDS encoding isochorismate synthase, which produces MPDTQTHIKQRIEQAHKRARAWQRPVIASYTWEIPSFDAFHIIRNTETSHYYFSTPDRSLEMLGCADALVLTASGPERFQRLQYDWSLHRRDVDAVIYAFSGFSFDTFVRPQKNMWEAFGEASLVVPKFLYRRSGDKHTLTVSTLVSAKRSVEQYLIQLADQLAQFNALHAPDEQTPTYSQVKDGVDHFKSSFQQAKLNITEERVEKIVIAREEIYQTSEEPFPFATTLRHLSEHQTGSYVFLYQPKREIGFFGATPERLVKKQGPYIETAAIAGTIKRPDTEIESDVAKQTLLHDAKNLEEHQIVVKDIKNALTPYAATIKAPESPRILENRSVFHLHTPIQATLDTNASLLSIIESLHPTPALGGSPKRTSVRLLREIERFDRGWYGSPFGWLNTEGEGEFVVSIRSALVHHQFVALYAGCGIVQESELEAELAETEIKLSPIKQALGLDKVRAGGNEA; this is translated from the coding sequence ATGCCAGATACTCAAACACACATTAAACAACGAATCGAGCAAGCCCATAAACGGGCACGTGCTTGGCAACGACCGGTGATTGCCTCGTACACGTGGGAAATCCCTTCGTTCGACGCGTTCCATATCATTCGAAACACGGAAACGTCCCATTATTATTTTTCGACGCCCGACCGCTCTCTCGAGATGCTCGGATGTGCCGATGCGCTCGTGTTGACGGCTTCTGGTCCCGAACGGTTCCAACGGTTGCAGTACGATTGGAGCTTGCACCGACGCGACGTCGATGCGGTCATTTACGCGTTCTCCGGTTTCTCGTTCGACACGTTCGTCCGTCCCCAAAAAAATATGTGGGAAGCGTTCGGCGAAGCGTCATTGGTGGTGCCAAAATTTCTATACCGCCGTTCGGGTGACAAGCACACGTTGACCGTTTCAACGCTCGTCTCCGCGAAACGTTCGGTCGAACAATATTTGATTCAATTGGCCGATCAACTCGCCCAGTTCAACGCGTTGCACGCGCCTGACGAACAGACACCGACCTACTCACAGGTCAAAGATGGTGTCGACCATTTCAAATCGAGTTTCCAACAAGCTAAACTAAACATCACCGAAGAACGCGTCGAGAAAATCGTCATCGCCCGGGAAGAGATTTATCAGACATCAGAAGAGCCGTTCCCGTTCGCGACGACGCTACGCCACTTGTCAGAACATCAGACGGGCAGTTACGTCTTCTTGTATCAACCGAAACGAGAGATTGGATTTTTCGGAGCGACCCCCGAACGGCTCGTCAAAAAACAAGGACCGTACATCGAAACGGCCGCCATCGCCGGGACGATCAAGCGACCGGACACCGAAATTGAATCGGATGTAGCCAAACAGACGTTGCTCCACGATGCGAAAAATCTAGAGGAGCACCAAATCGTCGTGAAGGACATCAAGAACGCCCTTACGCCATACGCCGCCACCATCAAAGCACCAGAGTCGCCGCGCATTTTGGAGAACCGGTCAGTGTTCCATCTGCACACACCGATTCAAGCGACGCTCGACACGAATGCGTCCTTACTATCGATCATCGAGTCGCTCCACCCGACACCAGCGCTTGGCGGATCGCCGAAACGGACGTCCGTCCGTTTGTTGCGTGAGATTGAGCGGTTCGACCGCGGTTGGTACGGTTCGCCGTTCGGCTGGTTGAATACGGAAGGGGAAGGCGAGTTCGTCGTCTCCATCCGGTCGGCGCTCGTCCACCATCAATTCGTGGCGCTATACGCAGGCTGTGGAATCGTCCAAGAGTCTGAACTCGAAGCGGAGCTCGCCGAAACGGAAATCAAGCTCAGTCCAATCAAGCAAGCACTTGGATTGGACAAAGTACGCGCAGGAGGCAATGAAGCATGA
- the menD gene encoding 2-succinyl-5-enolpyruvyl-6-hydroxy-3-cyclohexene-1-carboxylic-acid synthase yields the protein MNETLTDWVACMVNRLVEQGIEDIVISPGSRSTPLAMAAYLHPGVRHHIIVDERSAAFFALGLTRSQSSLRPVALICTSGTAATNYFSAVAEANISQLPLVVLTTDRPHELRNVGAPQAIDQVRLYGEHVKASVDLPVPEAASQRYMEQTVARLVRTSMHPPFGPVHVNIPFREPLLPDIERLTSLLDGSTELSEPTYLKPTAGDVNRFKQEIDVERLAFLVGPGTPASWLEPIYKTARTHHIPIFADPLSGMRRFDHVLTNYDAWLASEHRTEWTPDSVVRFGAAPVSKRLNQWLHDVPYVLVEQPGSFRDPSNSATVVYGDAIDYVATIDKTYDADLLDRFVLFERVAEAAKPALSGESALTRHLLASRLDRIFVSNSMPIRDIDTTLSAGQSIDVLANRGANGIDGIISSALGACYDTDKAALLIGDLAFYHDSNALQLVKSHPGSFSIVVVNNDGGGIFSFLPQASIAPQMFEDLFGTPLHLNLRGFAETYGLSYRLLEHPEDVTEAIEAGVQLIEFPSDRVANVAEHRRWTASLTDRLTTENES from the coding sequence ATGAATGAAACGTTAACGGATTGGGTCGCCTGTATGGTGAATCGGCTTGTCGAGCAAGGCATCGAGGATATCGTCATCAGTCCCGGTTCGCGATCGACACCGCTAGCCATGGCCGCTTATCTTCATCCGGGCGTCCGGCATCATATCATCGTCGACGAACGGTCGGCTGCCTTTTTCGCACTCGGCTTGACTCGTTCGCAGTCATCGTTACGTCCGGTCGCGCTGATCTGCACGAGCGGTACTGCCGCCACCAACTACTTTTCGGCGGTTGCCGAGGCGAACATCTCGCAACTGCCGCTCGTTGTGCTGACGACCGATCGGCCGCACGAACTCCGGAACGTCGGGGCACCTCAAGCGATTGACCAAGTCCGACTGTACGGCGAACACGTCAAAGCGAGCGTCGACCTTCCCGTTCCTGAAGCAGCGAGCCAGCGCTACATGGAACAGACAGTCGCCCGGCTCGTCCGGACGAGCATGCATCCGCCGTTCGGTCCGGTCCATGTGAACATCCCGTTCCGCGAACCGTTGTTGCCGGATATCGAACGCTTGACGTCACTGCTTGACGGGAGCACCGAATTGTCTGAACCGACCTATCTCAAGCCGACAGCAGGTGACGTGAATCGATTCAAACAAGAAATCGATGTCGAGCGTCTCGCCTTCCTCGTCGGTCCCGGGACCCCGGCATCATGGCTCGAACCGATTTATAAGACGGCACGGACGCATCACATCCCGATTTTTGCCGACCCGTTAAGCGGGATGCGCCGGTTTGACCACGTGCTGACGAACTATGACGCTTGGCTCGCGAGCGAGCATCGCACGGAATGGACGCCTGACTCGGTCGTCCGGTTCGGGGCCGCCCCCGTCTCAAAACGGCTAAATCAGTGGCTTCATGACGTCCCATACGTCTTGGTCGAACAACCGGGATCGTTCCGCGACCCGTCGAACAGCGCCACAGTCGTGTATGGAGATGCGATTGATTACGTGGCCACTATCGACAAAACATATGATGCCGACTTACTCGACCGTTTTGTATTGTTCGAACGCGTCGCCGAGGCCGCAAAACCTGCTTTGAGCGGAGAAAGCGCATTGACGCGTCACTTGCTGGCGTCACGTCTCGACCGCATCTTCGTCAGCAACAGCATGCCGATTCGTGATATCGATACAACGCTCTCAGCCGGTCAATCGATTGACGTCCTTGCCAACCGCGGGGCGAACGGGATTGACGGCATCATCTCGAGCGCGCTCGGCGCTTGTTACGATACGGACAAAGCCGCCCTCTTGATTGGCGACTTGGCGTTCTATCACGACAGCAACGCCTTGCAACTCGTCAAATCACACCCAGGCTCATTCTCTATCGTCGTCGTCAATAACGACGGTGGCGGCATCTTCTCTTTCTTGCCACAAGCTTCAATCGCACCGCAAATGTTCGAAGATTTGTTCGGGACACCGCTCCACTTGAACTTGCGTGGGTTCGCCGAGACGTATGGACTCAGCTACCGCTTGCTCGAGCATCCTGAAGATGTCACGGAAGCCATTGAAGCAGGCGTCCAACTGATCGAATTTCCGTCTGACCGCGTCGCAAACGTGGCCGAACACCGTCGTTGGACCGCTTCACTCACGGACCGCTTGACGACGGAGAACGAGTCGTGA
- the menE gene encoding o-succinylbenzoate--CoA ligase encodes MNRYVTQHPRDAMALVTASGSLTWAELSEESARLAHFLNRIAPEARHIGLFAANSADYVVAVHAVQSLGKVLVPLNTRLTMSELMGQIETADVDVLLVDESIELPIAQFEVTSRDEASLTTPHEWTDDEVMSLMFTSGTTGRAKAVQQTFGNHIASAEAAKAHLGYGPSDQMLIVTPLFHMSGLAQVYRSARFGSTLYVEPKFDIARTLELIATERITHISLVAVMLKRLLEAGLLRHQLRLLLVGGGPVPRPLLEEAERRQLPVAQTYGMTETCSQVATLLPSEALAYIGSSGQAIAPTQLRINAEGEIEVNGPTVTPGYYKQPEADAWTDDGYWQTGDLGTMTDGYLYVHDRRSDLIISGGENIYPAEIESVLLRCPGIEDVGVIGRPDPTWGAVPVAFTVGAFDIDEAKQLLHDRLATYKHPKAWVAVDALPRNANGKLMRHRLKEADHDSTR; translated from the coding sequence ATGAATCGTTATGTGACACAACACCCACGTGACGCCATGGCACTCGTCACTGCGTCCGGCAGTTTGACGTGGGCCGAGTTAAGCGAAGAGAGCGCCCGCTTGGCCCACTTTTTAAACCGGATCGCACCCGAAGCGCGCCATATCGGGTTATTCGCCGCGAACAGCGCCGATTACGTCGTCGCCGTCCACGCTGTCCAGTCACTCGGGAAAGTGCTCGTCCCGCTCAACACCCGGTTGACGATGAGCGAACTGATGGGACAAATCGAAACGGCCGATGTCGACGTATTGCTCGTCGACGAATCGATTGAGCTCCCGATTGCGCAATTCGAAGTGACGTCACGAGATGAGGCGTCACTCACCACACCGCACGAATGGACAGACGATGAAGTCATGTCGCTCATGTTCACCTCGGGCACGACGGGACGGGCTAAAGCCGTCCAACAGACGTTCGGCAATCACATCGCGAGCGCCGAGGCGGCCAAGGCACACCTCGGATATGGGCCGAGCGACCAGATGCTCATCGTGACCCCGTTGTTTCATATGAGCGGGCTCGCGCAAGTGTATCGGAGCGCCCGTTTCGGATCGACGCTTTATGTCGAACCGAAGTTTGATATCGCCCGGACTCTCGAATTGATTGCGACGGAACGAATCACCCACATCTCACTTGTCGCCGTCATGCTAAAACGGCTCCTCGAAGCCGGTCTCTTGCGCCATCAGTTACGGCTCCTGCTCGTCGGCGGTGGTCCCGTGCCCCGCCCGCTGCTCGAAGAAGCCGAGCGTCGGCAGTTGCCGGTCGCTCAGACGTACGGGATGACCGAGACTTGCTCACAAGTGGCGACGCTCTTGCCGTCCGAGGCGCTCGCCTACATCGGTTCAAGCGGCCAAGCGATCGCGCCGACCCAACTTCGCATCAATGCGGAGGGGGAAATCGAAGTGAACGGTCCGACGGTGACCCCGGGTTATTATAAACAACCTGAGGCCGACGCCTGGACGGACGACGGTTATTGGCAGACCGGCGACCTCGGAACAATGACGGACGGTTATTTGTACGTCCATGACCGCCGCAGTGATTTGATCATCTCTGGTGGCGAGAACATTTATCCGGCCGAAATCGAGAGCGTACTGTTGCGGTGCCCTGGCATCGAAGACGTCGGAGTCATCGGACGGCCCGACCCGACCTGGGGAGCGGTACCCGTCGCGTTCACGGTCGGGGCATTCGACATCGATGAAGCGAAACAATTGTTGCATGACCGATTGGCAACGTACAAGCATCCGAAAGCATGGGTCGCAGTCGATGCTCTCCCCCGTAACGCCAACGGTAAATTGATGCGCCATCGCTTAAAGGAGGCCGACCATGATTCAACGCGCTGA
- a CDS encoding beta-class carbonic anhydrase: protein MSVVQEMLAFNEKFVTEKQYEQFVSDKFPDKKIVILTCMDTRLTALLPQALGLKNGDAKIIKNAGAVLSHPFGSVMRSILVALYALGAEEVIVIGHYDCGMAAIDPNAVIAEMERRGIEPQTLQTLKSSGMDLEKWLHGFDSVEANVVNSVRLVKNHPLLPPGTNVHGFVIDPATGRLDVVEA, encoded by the coding sequence ATGTCAGTCGTTCAAGAAATGCTAGCGTTCAATGAAAAATTCGTAACAGAGAAACAATATGAGCAATTCGTATCAGACAAGTTTCCCGATAAGAAAATCGTGATTTTAACGTGTATGGACACACGTCTGACGGCGTTGTTGCCTCAAGCCCTCGGACTAAAAAACGGGGATGCCAAGATCATCAAAAATGCGGGAGCCGTATTGTCACATCCGTTCGGATCGGTCATGCGTTCAATCCTCGTCGCGCTGTATGCGCTTGGGGCCGAAGAGGTCATCGTCATCGGGCACTATGATTGCGGCATGGCGGCAATCGACCCGAACGCGGTCATTGCGGAAATGGAACGTCGAGGTATCGAACCGCAGACACTCCAGACACTCAAGTCGTCAGGAATGGACTTGGAGAAGTGGTTGCATGGGTTTGACTCGGTCGAAGCGAACGTCGTCAATTCGGTCAGACTCGTCAAAAATCATCCGCTCTTGCCGCCGGGCACGAACGTCCATGGGTTCGTCATCGATCCTGCGACGGGACGTCTCGATGTCGTCGAAGCATAA
- a CDS encoding NUDIX domain-containing protein: MVRTKLRSAIILVNEHDEVALIRREKDNLLYYVFPGGGVEFGHTAEETAVREAFEELGVHVELEGVAAHVAFNGELNPYYWARMTGGEFGTGTGEEFQAEQTNGSYTPMWVKRSALSHLPVRPPSLADLLSNEAERFFNKTLAED; this comes from the coding sequence TTGGTCAGAACGAAATTACGCAGTGCCATCATCCTCGTGAATGAACATGACGAAGTCGCACTCATTCGCCGAGAAAAAGATAACCTTTTGTATTATGTGTTCCCAGGTGGCGGAGTCGAATTCGGTCATACGGCCGAAGAGACGGCCGTCCGCGAAGCGTTCGAAGAGCTCGGCGTCCACGTCGAACTCGAAGGTGTGGCCGCACACGTCGCCTTTAACGGTGAATTGAATCCGTACTACTGGGCCCGCATGACCGGTGGTGAATTTGGGACCGGGACAGGTGAAGAATTTCAAGCAGAACAAACGAACGGCTCGTATACGCCGATGTGGGTGAAACGTAGCGCGCTCAGCCATTTGCCGGTACGACCACCGTCACTCGCCGATTTGCTTTCGAACGAGGCCGAGCGCTTTTTCAATAAAACGCTGGCCGAAGACTGA
- a CDS encoding 1,4-dihydroxy-2-naphthoate polyprenyltransferase, producing the protein MKKREKGAYWRMIRPHTLTASFIPVLLGTFIVLGQVELKWGLFLAMLIASVLIQIATNLFNEYYDYKRGLDHEGSIGIGGSIVRDGFTPGQVLGIALGMYGVAAVLGLYIAASTSWHLIWIGVLSMVVGFLYTGGPLPIAYTPFGEIVAGLFMGYVIIGISGFIQIGTVTTELLLVSFPMALLIGAILLANNIRDLDNDKVNGRKTIACLVGHRRAVLVLAGFFIAALIGIVVAVFGFGVTPWVLLSLFTVPIMVRAVKRFWVKREPAELMPAMAMTAKVNTLFGAWMVIGLMVARLVA; encoded by the coding sequence ATGAAGAAGAGAGAGAAAGGTGCGTATTGGCGCATGATTCGCCCGCATACGTTGACGGCGAGCTTTATACCGGTGCTGTTAGGGACGTTCATCGTCCTCGGGCAAGTCGAGTTGAAGTGGGGATTGTTCTTAGCGATGCTCATCGCCTCGGTCTTGATTCAAATCGCGACGAATTTATTCAATGAATATTATGATTACAAGCGTGGACTCGACCACGAAGGTTCCATTGGAATCGGTGGCTCGATCGTACGTGATGGGTTCACACCCGGACAAGTGCTCGGGATCGCGCTCGGGATGTATGGGGTGGCGGCTGTGCTCGGGCTCTATATTGCGGCTTCAACGAGTTGGCATTTGATTTGGATCGGTGTGCTGTCGATGGTCGTCGGATTCCTGTACACGGGAGGTCCGCTTCCAATCGCCTATACGCCGTTCGGGGAAATCGTCGCCGGTCTATTTATGGGTTATGTCATCATCGGTATCTCGGGGTTCATCCAAATCGGGACGGTGACGACAGAATTGCTGCTCGTGTCATTCCCGATGGCGCTGTTGATTGGGGCCATCTTGCTCGCGAACAACATTCGCGATTTGGATAACGATAAAGTGAACGGACGCAAAACGATTGCTTGTCTTGTCGGACATCGGCGTGCCGTTCTCGTCTTGGCCGGATTCTTTATCGCGGCGCTTATTGGTATCGTCGTCGCCGTGTTTGGATTTGGTGTGACGCCGTGGGTGCTGTTGTCGCTATTCACGGTTCCAATCATGGTCCGGGCAGTGAAACGTTTCTGGGTCAAACGTGAACCGGCTGAATTGATGCCGGCAATGGCGATGACCGCCAAAGTGAACACGTTGTTCGGCGCTTGGATGGTCATCGGGTTGATGGTCGCGCGGTTGGTCGCGTGA
- a CDS encoding alpha/beta fold hydrolase → MRSLRGINYEVFEHGSGRPVLVLHGFTGSAGWLSYFPELPVRLVAPTLLQHGNTGHQPVERAKMSQQIKDLSALLDTADGPWTVVGYSLGGRIGMTLAACDHRVAHFIGISTTPGLDAAERRQRRLQDEKLAEFIEQEGLEAFVNRWERLPLWHQTDEMRAALRPERLAQHPTALADSLRSIGTGSMPSLWSCLDRLPRTDLIVGEHDVKFQQIARNMQLIRPDIEIHEISDASHAPHIENAQQFGTMIEKLILGGI, encoded by the coding sequence ATGCGTTCGCTACGTGGCATCAACTATGAAGTGTTCGAACATGGCAGCGGCCGGCCGGTGTTGGTACTGCACGGGTTCACCGGGAGTGCGGGCTGGCTCTCTTACTTTCCAGAGCTGCCCGTCCGCCTCGTCGCCCCGACACTGTTACAACATGGCAACACAGGCCATCAGCCGGTTGAGCGTGCCAAGATGAGTCAACAGATTAAAGACTTGTCGGCGCTCCTCGACACGGCCGACGGTCCGTGGACGGTCGTCGGGTACTCGCTCGGCGGTCGCATCGGCATGACACTCGCCGCTTGTGATCATCGGGTCGCTCATTTCATCGGGATTAGCACGACACCTGGGCTCGACGCGGCCGAACGTCGACAACGCCGGCTTCAAGACGAAAAGCTCGCCGAATTCATCGAGCAAGAAGGGCTTGAGGCGTTCGTCAATCGTTGGGAACGGCTCCCGCTCTGGCATCAGACCGACGAGATGCGTGCCGCCCTTCGTCCTGAGCGGTTGGCCCAACATCCGACCGCACTCGCGGACAGCCTTCGCTCCATCGGGACAGGCAGTATGCCTTCGCTTTGGTCGTGCCTTGACCGTTTGCCCCGCACCGATTTGATCGTCGGGGAGCACGATGTGAAGTTTCAACAAATCGCGCGGAATATGCAGTTGATCCGTCCCGATATTGAAATTCATGAAATTTCGGACGCATCTCATGCTCCACATATCGAGAATGCCCAACAATTTGGTACAATGATAGAGAAATTGATTTTAGGGGGAATTTAA
- a CDS encoding YihY/virulence factor BrkB family protein, with the protein MDTTEVKEKKNWFAFGKELLRRFKEHDVQDYGATLAFFWFLSIFPGIIFILALLSFFDISQASFQEQLNNLAPGAAATEFLTGIFDAIGEPRGGLLSIGAILAIWSAAKGVERLINMAIHAYGEDNERNFFVSKGIALGLTFLLGVGMLLLIVSNVFGSQIIDFVARYIPISGADVILINVFRYVLTTFILILTLSIFYKIAPQQHVFWKSTIPGAIFGVIAWQLVSLGFSLYVSNFGNYDSTYGSLGGIIVTLLWLQLTGMIILIGSEINATWQRFFKTPSQREYEKNYKKNKKSKSKDSDEDDYKDIPVNTYG; encoded by the coding sequence ATGGATACTACAGAAGTGAAAGAAAAAAAGAATTGGTTCGCCTTCGGGAAAGAGCTGCTTCGTCGCTTCAAAGAACATGACGTTCAAGATTACGGCGCGACGCTCGCTTTTTTTTGGTTCTTATCGATTTTCCCGGGCATCATCTTCATCCTCGCGTTGCTGTCGTTCTTCGACATCTCTCAGGCATCGTTCCAAGAGCAGTTGAACAACTTGGCGCCTGGAGCGGCCGCGACTGAATTTTTGACTGGGATCTTTGACGCGATTGGCGAACCGCGTGGCGGACTGCTCTCAATCGGTGCGATTTTGGCGATTTGGTCGGCCGCTAAAGGGGTCGAACGCTTGATTAACATGGCGATTCACGCATACGGGGAAGACAACGAAAGAAACTTCTTCGTCAGCAAAGGCATCGCGCTCGGGTTGACGTTCTTGCTCGGCGTCGGCATGCTGTTGCTCATCGTCTCGAACGTGTTCGGTTCACAAATCATTGATTTTGTGGCCCGCTACATCCCGATTTCCGGGGCAGACGTCATCTTGATTAACGTATTCCGTTACGTGTTGACGACCTTCATCTTGATTTTGACACTGTCGATTTTCTATAAAATCGCGCCGCAACAACACGTATTCTGGAAGAGCACGATTCCAGGCGCCATTTTTGGTGTCATCGCCTGGCAACTCGTCTCCCTCGGTTTCAGCCTATACGTCTCGAACTTCGGAAACTACGATTCGACTTACGGCTCACTCGGAGGAATCATCGTCACGTTGCTTTGGCTCCAGCTGACCGGCATGATCATTTTGATCGGTTCAGAGATCAACGCCACATGGCAACGTTTCTTCAAAACGCCGAGCCAGCGTGAATACGAGAAAAACTACAAGAAAAACAAAAAGTCCAAATCAAAAGATTCGGACGAAGACGACTATAAAGATATTCCCGTCAACACATACGGGTGA
- the menB gene encoding 1,4-dihydroxy-2-naphthoyl-CoA synthase gives MESVANWTSVRTYEDIKYEKWNGIAKITINRPEVRNAFRPLTVNELIDAFARARDDKEVGAIILTGEGDQAFCSGGDQKVRGHGGYVGDDEIPRLNVLDLQRLIRVIPKPVIAMVAGYAIGGGHVLHVVCDLTIAADNARFGQTGPKVGSFDAGYGSGYLARIIGHKKAREIWYLCRQYDAQQALDMGLVNTVVPLEQLEAETIQWCQEILQHSPTALRFLKAAMNADTDGLAGLQQLAGDATLLYYTTDEAKEGRDAFKEKRDPDFGQFPRFP, from the coding sequence ATGGAATCAGTAGCAAACTGGACATCGGTCCGCACGTACGAAGATATTAAGTACGAGAAGTGGAATGGCATCGCCAAAATCACCATCAACCGCCCGGAAGTACGGAACGCGTTCCGTCCACTCACGGTCAACGAGCTCATCGACGCGTTCGCCCGCGCCCGTGACGATAAAGAAGTCGGCGCCATCATCTTGACTGGTGAAGGTGATCAAGCCTTCTGCTCAGGCGGCGACCAAAAAGTACGCGGCCACGGCGGCTACGTCGGTGACGACGAGATTCCACGCTTGAACGTCCTCGACCTTCAACGCTTGATTCGCGTCATCCCGAAACCGGTCATCGCCATGGTAGCCGGTTACGCGATCGGTGGCGGACACGTCTTGCACGTCGTCTGTGACTTGACGATTGCAGCTGACAACGCCCGTTTCGGTCAAACTGGACCAAAAGTGGGATCGTTCGATGCCGGTTATGGTTCTGGTTACTTGGCTCGTATCATCGGCCACAAGAAAGCGCGTGAGATCTGGTACCTTTGCCGTCAATACGACGCGCAGCAAGCACTTGACATGGGACTCGTCAACACGGTCGTCCCACTCGAGCAACTTGAAGCTGAAACGATTCAATGGTGCCAAGAGATTTTGCAACACTCTCCGACGGCACTTCGCTTCTTGAAAGCAGCGATGAACGCCGACACGGACGGCCTCGCAGGACTTCAACAGCTTGCCGGCGACGCGACGCTTCTCTACTACACGACAGACGAAGCGAAAGAAGGACGCGACGCTTTCAAAGAAAAACGCGATCCAGACTTCGGTCAGTTCCCACGTTTCCCGTAA